The Shewanella sp. MTB7 genome includes a window with the following:
- a CDS encoding thiamine pyrophosphate-binding protein, whose product MKASDAIAKILSANNVTVGFELIGGMITHLVDSINVLGDTKLISVHHEQAAAFAAGGVARATNNKSLGLALGTSGPGATNLITGIADCWFDNYPCIFITGQVNTNELKGTRNIRQQGFQELDIVSIVKSITKYAVQIQTADDIVIEIQKAIDISVSGRPGPVLIDIPMDLQRAELDDNTLDYLIDRINSKPEFPELRESTKSQLQESVECLLNAKQPVFLIGGGAVSEDSFAIWQQDISKSKIPHVASLKGSEKTPVLDGYWGMIGAYGTRTANYAIQNADVIIVLGSRLDVRQTGADVSDFARLAKKVIQIDLDSAQLDNRFKADINIHATCEQFFQVYLQSINKKELINNDWVSTLKLHWKNSFINEYPELEISPFNICEMLLKRFKNIAAHFVADVGNNQMWIAHSLRIGPSQMVHHSGGLGAMGFAIPTSLGVHYATDSIVVSISGDGGAQINIQELDIISRENLPILTIVINNQSLGMVRAFQEMYFEGRNQSTYWDGYSSSFCDIGIAYQMKSSMITSEKEFDNAIFEFIQNPQPTLLELMMPDARECKPRLAFGNPIDKQHPNGNT is encoded by the coding sequence ATGAAAGCTTCTGATGCAATAGCAAAAATACTGAGCGCAAACAATGTAACAGTAGGTTTTGAACTAATAGGTGGGATGATAACGCACTTAGTTGATAGTATTAACGTATTGGGAGATACAAAATTAATATCGGTTCATCATGAACAAGCGGCTGCATTTGCCGCGGGAGGGGTTGCAAGAGCAACAAATAATAAAAGCTTAGGTTTAGCCTTAGGCACCAGTGGTCCAGGTGCTACAAATTTAATAACTGGCATTGCTGATTGTTGGTTCGATAATTATCCATGCATTTTTATCACTGGGCAAGTTAATACTAACGAGCTCAAAGGTACAAGAAATATACGCCAACAGGGTTTTCAAGAGTTAGATATTGTAAGTATTGTAAAAAGTATCACCAAATATGCCGTACAAATACAAACTGCTGATGACATAGTAATTGAGATACAGAAAGCGATTGATATATCCGTTTCTGGTCGACCTGGTCCGGTATTAATTGATATCCCTATGGATCTACAACGAGCAGAACTAGATGATAATACTTTAGACTACTTGATAGACCGAATAAATAGTAAACCTGAATTTCCTGAATTAAGAGAAAGTACTAAATCTCAACTTCAAGAATCCGTAGAATGTCTTTTAAATGCAAAGCAACCTGTTTTTCTGATTGGCGGCGGTGCTGTAAGCGAAGACAGTTTTGCTATATGGCAACAAGATATTTCTAAAAGTAAAATACCGCATGTAGCAAGTCTTAAAGGCAGTGAAAAAACTCCTGTTTTAGATGGCTATTGGGGGATGATTGGTGCATATGGAACTAGAACTGCAAATTATGCAATTCAAAATGCAGATGTAATTATTGTACTAGGAAGCCGACTTGATGTTCGTCAGACTGGTGCCGATGTTAGCGATTTTGCTCGTTTGGCAAAAAAAGTAATTCAAATTGATTTAGACTCTGCACAGCTTGACAATCGCTTTAAAGCCGACATAAATATTCATGCAACGTGTGAGCAGTTTTTTCAAGTTTATCTTCAGTCAATCAATAAAAAAGAATTAATAAACAACGATTGGGTAAGTACACTTAAGCTACATTGGAAGAACTCATTTATTAATGAATATCCAGAGCTTGAAATTAGTCCATTTAATATATGTGAAATGTTATTAAAAAGATTCAAAAATATAGCCGCTCATTTTGTAGCGGATGTAGGTAATAATCAAATGTGGATTGCCCATTCTTTAAGAATCGGTCCTTCTCAAATGGTCCATCACTCCGGTGGTTTAGGTGCTATGGGCTTCGCAATCCCGACTTCGTTGGGTGTACATTACGCTACTGACAGCATTGTTGTCTCTATATCAGGTGATGGTGGTGCGCAAATTAATATTCAAGAACTGGACATTATATCACGTGAAAACTTACCCATTTTAACGATTGTTATTAATAATCAATCTTTAGGGATGGTACGAGCTTTCCAAGAGATGTATTTTGAAGGTCGTAACCAATCTACATATTGGGACGGGTATAGTTCATCGTTCTGTGATATTGGTATAGCGTATCAAATGAAATCAAGTATGATTACAAGTGAAAAAGAATTTGATAACGCTATATTTGAGTTTATACAAAATCCACAACCAACATTATTAGAGTTAATGATGCCAGATGCAAGAGAATGCAAACCTAGACTTGCATTTGGTAATCCAATCGATAAGCAACACCCTAACGGAAATACATAA
- a CDS encoding FAD-binding oxidoreductase yields MQYNIEIQPSGVQYKSDENLLEDALSQSIQLEHSCKTGDCGACSAEVLSGTVENELGELVTKGSILTCQSKAKTDVILKAKYYPELIHIKQQTIPCKVAKFRYVTEDIVSITFRFPPTAKFDYLSGQYVDLSFKGIKRSYSIANAKTESKELELHIRKVPSGKMSELIFGQLEGNELMRLEGPKGTFFVRDNNKPLILMATGTGIAPIKAIVEELLFKGDNRPLYIYWGMQFAKELYCNELIELANIHEHIKFTATLSREVTDKHFNGYVQDAVCNDLSSLTDFEVYACGSLNMINDAKEKLHAKQLPSDSFYSDAFTHAK; encoded by the coding sequence ATGCAATATAACATCGAAATACAGCCTTCAGGTGTTCAGTATAAGAGTGATGAAAACCTTCTAGAGGATGCTTTATCGCAATCGATACAACTAGAGCATAGCTGTAAAACGGGTGATTGTGGCGCCTGTAGTGCCGAGGTTTTATCCGGCACTGTAGAGAATGAATTGGGTGAATTGGTGACAAAGGGCTCGATTTTAACGTGTCAATCGAAAGCTAAAACAGATGTAATTCTAAAAGCTAAATATTACCCAGAACTTATCCATATAAAGCAGCAAACAATACCGTGTAAAGTCGCAAAATTTCGTTATGTTACAGAAGACATTGTTTCTATCACATTCAGATTTCCGCCGACTGCTAAATTTGACTACCTGTCAGGCCAGTACGTAGATTTGAGCTTTAAAGGTATAAAGCGCAGTTACTCAATCGCAAACGCTAAAACGGAATCAAAAGAGCTAGAATTGCATATCCGTAAAGTTCCCAGTGGTAAAATGTCAGAGTTAATCTTTGGTCAGTTAGAGGGAAATGAGTTGATGAGGCTGGAAGGTCCTAAAGGAACCTTTTTCGTTAGAGACAATAATAAGCCTTTAATTTTGATGGCTACGGGTACAGGTATTGCGCCTATAAAAGCGATAGTTGAAGAGTTGTTGTTTAAAGGTGATAACCGACCGCTTTATATTTATTGGGGAATGCAGTTCGCAAAAGAACTTTACTGCAATGAATTAATTGAACTTGCAAATATACATGAACACATAAAATTTACAGCTACTCTTTCGCGTGAAGTAACGGATAAGCATTTTAATGGCTATGTTCAAGATGCCGTTTGTAACGATTTATCTTCACTTACTGATTTTGAAGTGTATGCATGCGGATCATTAAACATGATCAATGACGCAAAAGAAAAGCTACATGCTAAGCAGTTACCATCAGATTCATTTTATTCTGATGCATTTACCCACGCGAAATAG
- the rfbH gene encoding lipopolysaccharide biosynthesis protein RfbH, producing MSKELIRKQIADLVDQYAAIEYAPKMFIPGETVVPPSGKVLGANELKMMVEASLDGWLTTGRFNDAFEKRLGEYLGVPYVLTTTSGSSANLLALTALTSPKLGERQLKPGDEVITVAAGFPTTVNPTIQNGLVPVFVDVDIPTYQIKPEMIEAAVTNKTKAIMVAHTLGNVFDLTEARRVADKYNLWLIEDCCDALGSTYDGKMVGQFGDISTVSFYPAHHITMGEGGAVFTKDKELRKLIESFRDWGRDCYCAPGCDDTCKKRFDQQLGSLPQGYDHKYTYSHLGYNLKITDMQAACGLAQMDSVEQFVEQRKANYHYLKDGLASCEEFIILPEATEKSDPSWFGFPITIKPESGIDRVELLKFMDQYKIGTRLLFAGNLTRQPYFKDVEYRVVGELTNTDIVMNHTFWIGVYPGLSKDHLDFIILKFEEFFGLNF from the coding sequence ATGTCAAAAGAGTTAATTAGAAAACAGATCGCAGACTTAGTAGACCAGTATGCTGCAATAGAATATGCACCAAAAATGTTTATTCCAGGTGAAACAGTAGTGCCGCCATCAGGTAAAGTGTTAGGCGCTAATGAGCTTAAAATGATGGTTGAAGCGTCATTAGATGGCTGGTTAACAACTGGCCGATTTAATGATGCATTCGAAAAACGTCTTGGTGAATATTTAGGTGTACCTTATGTGCTAACAACAACGTCAGGCTCATCTGCTAATTTACTTGCATTAACAGCACTAACATCACCAAAGCTTGGCGAACGTCAACTAAAGCCAGGTGACGAAGTGATTACGGTTGCAGCGGGATTCCCGACTACTGTAAATCCTACAATCCAAAATGGTTTGGTGCCAGTATTTGTGGATGTTGACATTCCAACATATCAAATAAAGCCTGAAATGATTGAAGCGGCTGTTACCAATAAAACCAAAGCGATTATGGTTGCTCATACGCTAGGTAATGTGTTTGATTTAACTGAAGCTCGTCGTGTCGCTGACAAGTACAACTTATGGTTAATCGAAGATTGCTGTGATGCTTTAGGTTCAACTTACGACGGTAAGATGGTGGGCCAGTTTGGTGATATATCTACAGTAAGTTTCTATCCCGCGCATCACATTACCATGGGTGAGGGTGGGGCGGTATTTACTAAAGATAAAGAATTGCGAAAATTAATCGAATCATTTCGTGATTGGGGACGTGATTGTTATTGTGCCCCAGGCTGTGACGATACATGTAAGAAGCGTTTTGATCAGCAATTGGGTTCATTGCCACAAGGTTACGATCATAAGTACACCTACTCACACCTTGGTTATAATCTAAAGATTACCGATATGCAGGCAGCTTGTGGTCTTGCACAGATGGATAGTGTAGAGCAATTTGTCGAGCAACGTAAAGCAAACTATCATTACCTAAAAGATGGTTTAGCAAGTTGTGAAGAGTTTATCATTCTACCTGAAGCGACGGAAAAGTCAGACCCATCTTGGTTTGGTTTTCCTATTACAATAAAGCCTGAAAGTGGCATTGACCGTGTAGAACTATTGAAGTTCATGGACCAATACAAAATTGGTACGCGGTTATTATTCGCAGGTAATTTAACTCGTCAACCATACTTCAAAGATGTTGAATATCGAGTAGTTGGCGAGTTAACTAATACTGATATTGTAATGAATCACACTTTCTGGATTGGTGTGTATCCAGGTTTATCAAAAGATCATTTAGACTTTATCATTCTAAAGTTCGAAGAGTTCTTTGGGCTGAATTTCTAG
- the rfbB gene encoding dTDP-glucose 4,6-dehydratase, translating to MKILITGGAGFIGSAVIRHIIKNTQDSVINVDKLTYAGNLESLVSIEQNDRYDFEKVDICDQVELSRVFKQYQPDAVMHLAAESHVDRSIDGPAEFIETNIVGTYTLLEAARHYWNQLDETHKSTFRFHHISTDEVYGDLEGPDDLFTEVTSYAPSSPYSASKASSDHLVRAWLRTYGLPVIVTNCSNNYGPYHFPEKLIPLVILNALEGKSLPIYGRGDQIRDWLYVKDHARALYKVVTEGKIGETYNIGGHNEKQNIEVVETLCNILNELVPKKADYKELITFVADRPGHDIRYAIDASKIERELGWTPLETFETGLRKTVEWYLGNSDWCKRVQDGSYQRERLGV from the coding sequence ATGAAAATACTCATCACTGGTGGAGCTGGTTTTATTGGTTCAGCTGTCATTCGACATATTATTAAAAACACACAAGATAGCGTTATTAATGTTGATAAATTAACCTATGCAGGCAACCTTGAATCACTTGTAAGCATAGAGCAAAATGATAGGTACGATTTTGAAAAGGTTGATATTTGTGACCAAGTTGAGCTAAGTAGAGTATTCAAACAGTATCAACCCGATGCTGTTATGCACTTAGCTGCTGAATCACATGTTGATCGTTCAATAGATGGGCCAGCTGAATTTATCGAAACAAATATTGTTGGTACATACACATTATTAGAAGCGGCTCGTCATTACTGGAATCAACTGGATGAAACTCATAAGTCAACTTTTCGTTTTCACCACATATCGACAGATGAAGTTTACGGTGATTTAGAAGGTCCAGATGATCTTTTCACTGAAGTTACTTCTTATGCCCCGAGCTCACCTTATTCTGCTTCTAAAGCCTCAAGTGACCATCTTGTTAGAGCTTGGCTACGTACCTATGGCTTACCAGTAATTGTCACCAATTGTTCAAATAATTACGGACCTTATCACTTTCCTGAAAAACTGATCCCATTGGTTATCTTAAATGCCCTTGAAGGTAAGTCATTACCCATTTATGGTAGAGGTGATCAAATTCGTGACTGGTTATATGTTAAAGATCATGCCCGTGCGTTATATAAAGTAGTTACCGAAGGTAAAATTGGCGAAACCTACAATATTGGTGGTCATAACGAAAAACAAAATATTGAAGTAGTTGAGACACTTTGTAATATTTTAAATGAGCTAGTACCTAAAAAAGCTGATTACAAAGAACTAATTACTTTTGTAGCGGATAGACCAGGACACGATATTCGCTATGCTATTGATGCAAGTAAAATTGAGAGAGAGCTTGGTTGGACTCCGTTGGAAACATTTGAAACTGGTCTAAGAAAAACAGTTGAATGGTATTTAGGCAATAGTGATTGGTGTAAACGAGTGCAAGATGGCTCTTATCAACGTGAACGTTTAGGTGTTTAA
- a CDS encoding acyltransferase: MNIHKLSDVQSNNIGDNTRIWQFSVVLAGAVIGTGCNICAHTLIENDVVIGNDVTVKSGVYIWDGITIEDNVFIGPCVAFTNDKAPRSKEYPEEFLKTTVKKGASLGANATILPGVVLGENCMVGAGAVVTKDVPANAVVVGNPARIIKYLEK, from the coding sequence ATGAATATCCATAAATTAAGTGATGTGCAATCGAATAATATTGGGGATAATACTCGAATTTGGCAATTTAGCGTAGTTCTTGCTGGTGCTGTGATAGGAACTGGTTGCAACATCTGTGCTCATACTTTAATAGAGAATGATGTTGTAATAGGAAATGATGTTACAGTCAAATCAGGTGTTTATATCTGGGATGGAATCACCATTGAAGACAATGTTTTTATTGGCCCATGTGTTGCTTTTACAAATGATAAAGCCCCCCGCTCTAAAGAATATCCGGAAGAGTTCTTAAAAACGACTGTAAAAAAAGGAGCTTCACTGGGTGCTAACGCTACAATCCTACCCGGTGTTGTACTTGGTGAAAATTGTATGGTTGGAGCTGGCGCGGTTGTAACTAAAGATGTACCTGCCAATGCTGTTGTTGTAGGTAATCCTGCTAGAATTATTAAATATTTAGAGAAATAA
- the rfbG gene encoding CDP-glucose 4,6-dehydratase: protein MMNPSFWKGKKVFMTGHTGFKGSWLSLWLLEMGAIVKGYSLAAPTTPSLFEEANVSDGMISEEGDIRDFFQLKESINNFKPEIVFHMAAQPLVRLSYDDPMETYSTNVMGTVYLLEAVKQVGGVKAVVNITSDKCYENREWVWGYREDEAMGGYDPYSNSKGCAELVASSYRQSFFNADKYHIHGCALASVRAGNVIGGGDWAADRLIPDMLNAFSNAKSVEIRSPHAIRPWQHVLEPLSGYITVAEHLYEHGPKFAEGWNFGPREEDAQPVQWLVEKLVQYWGNDASWYLSEGEHPHEAHYLKLDCSKAKMRLNWQPIWGLEETLGRIVDWQKAWLSGKDIKQHTILEIQQYIAARAGI from the coding sequence ATGATGAATCCAAGTTTTTGGAAAGGGAAAAAAGTCTTTATGACAGGGCATACTGGCTTTAAAGGCAGTTGGTTGTCGCTATGGCTTTTGGAAATGGGCGCTATAGTAAAAGGCTACTCGTTAGCTGCACCCACGACCCCTAGTTTGTTTGAAGAAGCGAATGTTTCAGATGGAATGATCTCAGAAGAGGGAGATATTAGAGATTTTTTCCAGCTCAAAGAGAGCATCAATAATTTTAAGCCCGAAATAGTTTTTCATATGGCAGCACAACCTTTAGTGCGTCTTTCGTATGATGACCCAATGGAAACGTATTCTACGAATGTAATGGGTACTGTTTATCTACTTGAAGCGGTTAAGCAGGTTGGTGGCGTTAAAGCAGTAGTCAATATCACTAGTGATAAATGTTACGAAAATCGTGAATGGGTATGGGGCTATCGTGAAGATGAAGCTATGGGGGGATACGATCCTTATAGCAATAGTAAAGGCTGTGCCGAACTAGTTGCTTCTTCATATCGTCAATCATTTTTTAATGCCGATAAATATCATATTCATGGTTGTGCCCTTGCATCTGTTCGTGCGGGAAATGTAATTGGCGGTGGCGATTGGGCTGCAGATCGTTTAATCCCCGATATGCTGAATGCTTTTTCAAATGCTAAATCTGTAGAAATACGTAGCCCGCATGCAATACGTCCTTGGCAACACGTACTTGAACCGTTATCGGGGTATATCACTGTTGCTGAGCATTTATATGAGCACGGACCTAAATTCGCGGAAGGATGGAATTTTGGTCCACGTGAAGAAGATGCACAACCAGTTCAGTGGCTTGTTGAAAAACTAGTACAATACTGGGGGAATGATGCAAGTTGGTACTTGTCCGAAGGTGAGCATCCGCATGAAGCACATTATTTAAAGCTTGATTGTTCTAAGGCTAAAATGCGATTAAATTGGCAACCGATATGGGGACTAGAAGAAACTCTCGGTCGAATAGTCGATTGGCAAAAAGCTTGGTTGAGCGGTAAAGATATAAAGCAACATACCATATTAGAAATTCAACAATACATTGCAGCAAGAGCAGGAATTTAA
- the rfbF gene encoding glucose-1-phosphate cytidylyltransferase, whose amino-acid sequence MKAVILAGGLGTRLSEETALRPKPMVEIGGKPILWHIMKMYSTHGINDFIICCGYKGYVIKEYFANYFLHMSDVTFDMKENEMKVHHKRAEPWTVTLVDTGDHSMTGGRLARVADYVKDEEAFCFTYGDGVSDVNITESIAFHKHHGKQATLTATFPPGRFGALDITAGKVNSFKEKPRGDGAMINGGFFILSPEVLKHIDGDSCTWEQYPLNKLAEDNQLMAYEHHGFWQPMDTLRDKVHLEELWDSGQAPWKTWE is encoded by the coding sequence ATGAAAGCAGTAATTTTGGCCGGTGGCTTAGGCACTCGTTTAAGTGAAGAAACCGCATTACGACCAAAGCCTATGGTTGAAATTGGTGGTAAGCCTATTTTATGGCACATCATGAAAATGTACTCAACACATGGTATTAATGACTTTATTATCTGCTGTGGCTATAAAGGTTATGTGATTAAAGAATACTTTGCTAACTACTTTTTACATATGTCAGATGTGACATTTGATATGAAAGAAAATGAGATGAAAGTTCATCACAAACGTGCAGAACCTTGGACTGTGACCTTAGTCGATACCGGTGATCACTCTATGACAGGTGGCCGTTTAGCTCGTGTCGCTGATTATGTTAAAGATGAAGAAGCATTCTGTTTTACCTACGGTGATGGTGTTTCAGATGTGAACATTACCGAAAGTATTGCTTTCCATAAACATCATGGGAAACAAGCTACATTGACGGCCACGTTCCCACCAGGGCGTTTTGGAGCACTAGATATTACGGCCGGTAAAGTTAATAGTTTTAAAGAAAAACCAAGAGGTGATGGCGCTATGATCAATGGAGGTTTCTTCATCTTATCGCCAGAAGTTTTAAAGCACATTGATGGTGATAGCTGTACCTGGGAGCAATATCCGTTAAATAAACTCGCAGAAGATAATCAATTGATGGCCTATGAGCATCACGGTTTTTGGCAACCTATGGATACTCTGCGTGATAAAGTTCATTTAGAGGAACTTTGGGATTCAGGTCAGGCACCTTGGAAAACTTGGGAGTAA
- a CDS encoding NAD-dependent epimerase/dehydratase family protein, with product MSVDIEDLNLIANELAMDFLFFKNKKIFLTGGTGFFGKWLLETFLYLNDYHNLNISVRILSRSPDKFKRLHSHISGHENFAFIKGDIKNFQDSTESYDLIIHAATDASSGRNESENEKMRSTIIDGTRRICEFASQVNCQRILYTSSGAAYGPQPENMSHIPETFVDNPRFIDKDVYASAKLESEKYLKANSPCEVVIARCFAFSGPYLPLEGSYAFGNFIDDVLNGNDISIKGDGTAVRSYLYAADLVVWLLRILSSGKAFEIYNVGSSEQVSIGELAMLIDAVAGGKSLVETPSLVKQTVHQYVPDIRKAQNELGLCVYTSLSSSINKTLRFYK from the coding sequence ATGTCAGTTGATATAGAAGATCTTAATCTTATAGCAAATGAATTAGCTATGGACTTCTTATTCTTTAAAAATAAAAAAATATTCTTGACTGGTGGAACTGGTTTTTTTGGGAAGTGGTTGTTAGAAACGTTTTTGTATTTAAATGATTATCACAATTTAAATATATCAGTTAGGATTTTATCCCGTTCACCAGACAAGTTTAAAAGATTACATTCCCATATAAGTGGTCATGAAAACTTTGCTTTTATTAAAGGTGATATAAAAAACTTTCAAGATAGTACTGAAAGTTACGATTTAATAATCCATGCGGCAACAGATGCTTCATCTGGTCGGAATGAGTCCGAAAATGAGAAAATGCGTAGCACTATTATTGATGGGACAAGACGTATATGTGAGTTTGCTAGTCAGGTAAATTGCCAGCGAATACTTTATACGAGTTCAGGGGCCGCTTACGGTCCTCAACCTGAAAATATGTCCCATATACCTGAAACATTTGTTGATAATCCACGCTTTATTGATAAGGATGTTTATGCAAGTGCAAAGTTAGAATCAGAAAAGTATTTAAAGGCTAACTCGCCTTGTGAAGTCGTTATCGCAAGATGTTTTGCTTTTTCTGGTCCTTATTTACCTTTAGAAGGCAGCTATGCATTTGGTAACTTTATTGATGACGTTTTAAATGGAAATGATATTTCTATAAAAGGCGATGGAACAGCTGTTCGTTCATATTTGTACGCTGCTGATCTAGTTGTTTGGCTACTTCGTATTTTATCTTCAGGTAAGGCATTTGAAATTTATAATGTTGGCTCTTCAGAACAAGTTTCTATTGGGGAGTTAGCTATGCTAATTGATGCGGTTGCAGGTGGAAAATCTTTAGTAGAAACTCCATCTCTAGTAAAACAAACCGTTCATCAATATGTTCCTGATATAAGAAAGGCACAAAATGAGTTAGGGTTATGCGTTTATACATCATTGAGTTCGTCAATTAATAAGACACTAAGGTTTTATAAGTAA
- the rfbA gene encoding glucose-1-phosphate thymidylyltransferase RfbA, which translates to MKGIVLAGGSGTRLYPITKGVSKQLLPVYDKPMIYYPLSVLMLAGIKDILIITTPDDNDGFIRLLGDGSDFGITLTYEVQESPDGLAQAFIIGEEFIGSDSVCLVLGDNLFWGQGFSPMLNKAASITSGATVFGYQVQDPERFGVVDFDENMRALSIEEKPVKPKSNFAVTGLYFYDNNVVEIAKQVQPSERGELEITSINQAYLDKGLLNVELLGRGFAWLDTGTHETLLDSAMFVETIERRQGYKIACLEEIAFNNGWLAAAEIKELAKPMMKNSYGRYLEDMIKDKG; encoded by the coding sequence ATGAAAGGTATCGTTTTAGCTGGCGGTTCAGGCACACGCCTTTATCCAATTACTAAAGGTGTATCAAAGCAGTTATTACCTGTTTATGACAAACCGATGATCTATTATCCATTATCGGTATTAATGCTTGCCGGTATCAAGGATATTTTAATTATCACCACCCCTGATGATAATGATGGCTTTATTCGGTTGTTGGGAGATGGCAGCGATTTTGGCATTACTCTAACTTATGAAGTTCAAGAAAGTCCAGATGGTTTAGCCCAAGCCTTTATCATTGGTGAAGAGTTCATTGGTAGTGACTCGGTCTGTTTGGTACTGGGTGATAACTTATTTTGGGGGCAGGGTTTTTCTCCAATGTTAAATAAAGCGGCATCTATAACCTCAGGAGCTACCGTGTTTGGTTATCAAGTACAAGACCCTGAACGTTTTGGCGTTGTTGATTTTGATGAGAATATGAGGGCACTTTCAATCGAAGAAAAACCAGTGAAGCCTAAATCAAACTTTGCAGTAACTGGATTGTATTTTTATGACAACAATGTTGTTGAAATAGCTAAACAGGTGCAACCCTCCGAACGCGGAGAGCTAGAAATTACTAGTATAAATCAAGCCTATTTAGATAAAGGTTTACTTAACGTAGAGTTACTTGGTCGTGGTTTTGCTTGGTTAGATACTGGCACTCATGAAACATTATTAGATTCAGCGATGTTTGTTGAAACAATTGAGCGACGCCAAGGTTACAAAATAGCCTGTTTAGAGGAAATTGCATTTAACAATGGTTGGCTAGCCGCAGCTGAAATAAAAGAGCTAGCAAAGCCGATGATGAAAAATAGCTATGGTCGATACTTAGAAGATATGATTAAGGACAAAGGATGA
- a CDS encoding Wzz/FepE/Etk N-terminal domain-containing protein, translating to MSNEMNKYQSDVRFPQTTSEDEIDLRELFKVIWQGKWLIIAITAVFAIGSVIYAIKQPNTYKSEALLAPASEEQGGGLSALAGQFGGLASMAGINLGGGGGVDKTQMAIEVMKSRQFTSQFIQEHNLLPDLMAIKKWNMADNSISYNDEIYDASSKKWLREVKAPFKPEPSMQEAFKEFNKIVAVNAAKDTGMVTVSVEHLSPAIAQQWVTWLIEDINKVMKERDVAEANRSSEFLTKQIALTNVADIRSILYKLIEEQAKTIMFAEVRDEYVFKTIDPALVPEEKAGPKRALICVLGTMLGGMLALMIVLIRHFVRKED from the coding sequence TGAGGGAGTTGTTTAAAGTTATCTGGCAAGGCAAGTGGCTCATTATCGCCATTACTGCCGTTTTCGCTATCGGTTCCGTCATTTATGCTATTAAACAACCAAATACCTACAAGTCAGAAGCTTTATTAGCGCCTGCAAGTGAAGAACAAGGTGGTGGTTTGAGTGCCCTAGCTGGTCAGTTCGGTGGCCTAGCAAGTATGGCAGGCATTAACTTGGGTGGTGGTGGGGGAGTTGATAAAACTCAGATGGCCATTGAAGTGATGAAATCACGACAGTTTACGAGTCAGTTCATTCAAGAGCATAATCTACTACCAGATTTAATGGCGATTAAAAAATGGAATATGGCCGATAACAGTATTTCATACAACGATGAAATATATGATGCATCTAGTAAAAAATGGCTGCGTGAAGTTAAAGCACCGTTTAAACCAGAACCTTCAATGCAGGAAGCATTTAAAGAGTTTAACAAAATAGTCGCTGTTAACGCTGCAAAAGACACTGGTATGGTCACAGTTTCCGTTGAACATCTATCTCCTGCAATAGCTCAACAGTGGGTGACTTGGTTAATTGAAGATATTAACAAAGTGATGAAAGAGCGTGATGTCGCCGAAGCTAATCGCAGCAGTGAGTTTTTAACCAAGCAGATAGCGTTAACCAATGTGGCAGATATTCGTTCTATTCTTTATAAGCTAATTGAAGAGCAAGCAAAAACGATTATGTTCGCAGAAGTCCGTGATGAGTATGTGTTTAAGACCATTGATCCCGCATTAGTTCCTGAAGAAAAAGCCGGACCTAAGCGTGCATTAATTTGTGTGTTAGGCACAATGTTGGGTGGTATGCTAGCGTTGATGATAGTGCTCATAAGACACTTTGTGAGGAAAGAAGATTAG
- a CDS encoding sugar 3,4-ketoisomerase, translating to MSLIKIVDFKSLGDERGGLVAVEAHKDIPFDIKRVYYISGTESGVARGFHAHKELRQVAVCVTGQCRFIMDNGSNKQEIIMDSPAKGIVIDKMLWHEMHDFSKGCVLLVMASDYYDESDYIREYNDFKALAIK from the coding sequence ATGAGTTTAATTAAAATTGTCGATTTTAAATCACTGGGTGATGAACGTGGTGGCTTAGTAGCTGTTGAAGCCCATAAAGATATCCCTTTTGATATTAAACGAGTGTATTACATCTCAGGGACTGAAAGTGGCGTAGCTAGAGGCTTTCATGCACATAAAGAATTGAGGCAGGTTGCAGTATGTGTAACCGGGCAATGTAGATTTATTATGGATAATGGTAGTAATAAACAGGAAATTATTATGGACTCTCCAGCTAAAGGTATTGTGATAGATAAGATGCTATGGCATGAAATGCATGATTTTAGTAAGGGTTGTGTATTGCTCGTGATGGCTAGCGATTATTATGATGAATCTGATTATATCCGTGAATATAATGATTTTAAAGCGTTGGCCATAAAATGA